The sequence below is a genomic window from Thioclava nitratireducens.
CAGCTCGGCGCTTGTGGCGCGACGCCGATCTGCGCATCCTTCCTGACCTATAAAGACGAGGCGCTCTCCGATCCGGAAGAGCATGGCTCGATCGCGCATGTGCTGTCCTACATCATGCAGGCGCATGGTTTGACGCGCATCTTCGTGCCCAAGCACGATGGCGATCACGCGTGCCATGCCGCAATCGAAGCAATCGCGCAGAACCTGTCGCGTATCACCGGAGCGCCGGTCATTCACGCCGACGATCTGCCCGCGGAAAGCGACCTGGTCGCCGGTGGCGGCGATCCTGGCGGGAGCGGCTCGATCCTGAGCGCACATGCCTGAACGGGTTCTCTCCGGGGCCGAGCGCTCGGCCAAAGAACAAGCCGCTCGCACATGAAGCTGCGCGAACGGCCCGGGATCGGCTTGTCGAAAAGCGGACCCTCGACAGGCCTCCCTAATGCTCGGGGCTTTGCCTGAAGCCCGTCACTTGGGCATGATCACCTTGTCGATCACGTGGATCACGCCGTTGCTGGCTTCGACATCCGCCTGCGTGACGCTGGCGTCGTCGACCATGACCGCGGGGTCGGTCTTGATCGTGACTTCCGAGCCCTGCACCGTCGCGGCCATCATCCCGTCGCTCAGATCGCCGGACATTACCTTTCCGGGCACGACGTGATAAGTCAGGATCGAGGTCAGCTTGTCCTTGTTCTCGGGCTTGAGCAGGTCATCGACGGTGCCTTCGGGCAACGCGGCGAAGGCCTCATCCGTGGGCGCGAAGACGGTGAAGGGGCCATCGCCCTTGAGCGTGTCGACGAGACCCGCAGCCTGCACGGCGGCCACGAGCGTCTCGAAGCTGCCTGCGTTCACGGCGGTGTCGACGATATCCATTCCGCCATGATTGTCGGCATGGGCGGGGGCGGAAACGAGCGCCGTTCCGGCGAGGACAGCGGCCATGAAGGTTCTTCTCAGCATTCTCTTTCTCCCTTGGTTGGATCGTTGGCAGATCCGATGTTGGATCATGTGAGAGATACGGGAGATGCGCGGTATCGGATCACGCTCGGCTCGCAATTTTGCGCGTATTCGTGATGTTGCGTGATCGCGGGCGTTCGAAGCGGTCAGCCGTCGAGAAGATGGAGCAACTGCGCCTCGGCGCGGCGCAGCCCGTCCACCGCCGGAGCGTCCTGAGCGAGGCTGGTGAGCGCCTCCGGCTCGGCCTCGCTCAGTGCAATTACCTCGGGGTGGATATAGGAATTGCGCGCGATCGCCGGCGTGTTGTGAAGGCGCGCGGCGGCAGCCTCCGCCATCACCCTGATCGTCACGCGCCCGTCATCCGCCTGCCGCATCGCTGCCTCGAGCGCCGCGGCCGATCCGTTCCAGGTCCGGAAGGTCTTCGCCGTCAGCCCTTCGGCCCCGGTGCGATCAGCGAGGAAGGCGTTCACCTCCTCGGAGCGCACCGAGTGGGGCTCCCCCGCCTCGTCCAGCCACGTGATCAGCTCGGCGCCCGGCAAATCGTCGAGCCGCGTCAGTGCGCGCTCCAGCGTCTTGTCGCGGAGCTCGCTTTCGACCTGCGCGCCACCCTTGCCGTTGAAGGAGAAATGCAGCGTGTCCCCGTCGAGCGTCATATGTGCGCCACGCAATGTCGTCGCGCCGAAACTGCGGTTCTCGCGGGCGTAATCGGCATTGCCGACGCGGATCGCGGTCCGGTCGAGCAGCGCCAGAACCGCGGCCAGCGCGAAGGCCCGGTCGCCCGGATCATGGCCGCGCAGATCGTTCAGGATCGCGCGACGCAGGCGTGGCAGCACGGTGCCGAATTCCGCGAGCCGGTCGAATTTGCGCTGCGCGCGAAACTCGGTCCAGTCAGGGTGATAGCGGTATTGCTTGCGCGCCCGCGCGTCGCGCCCCGTCGCCTGCAGATGCCCGTTCGGACGTGGTGAAATCCAGACGTCCTCGTAGGCGGGCGGCACCGCCAGTGCCTCGATCCGCCTACGCTCGGCACCGCGCGCGATGGTCGTGCCATCCGGGGCGGTATAGGTGAACCCGCGCCCGCAGCGCCGGCGCGTGATGCCTGGTCGGTCATCGGGATAATAGACGAGATCGGGCAGATCTTTCATGGGGCGAGAACGCCGGAGGTCTCGGCGCAGTTCCCCGCGTGTTGCGCCTATCGCGGGGCTTCTCGCAAGTCATCGGGGCGGTCGATATCGTGCAGCGTTCCGGGCGGCAGCGAAATCCGTCGCAAGTCGGGGGCGCGGCGCAGCAACGCCCCGGCGCCGCGGTCGCCTGTCAGCCGCAAAGCCGCGCCGAACAGCCTGCGCGGGATCAGCGCGGGCGGTGCGAGGCGGCCCTCGGAGGTGGCCATCCCCGGATGCGGTCCGGGTGTCGCGAGAAGCTGGCGCAGATGCGCCCGCGAGACATTGGGCATGTCGCCAAGGACGATCAGGAGATGGCTGGCCCCGCTGGCGTGCGCGGCGCGGATCGCGCGATGCAAGCTCGCGCTCTGGGCGCGGCCCGGTCCGATGCAGAGAAGGTCGAGGCCCGCGCCGCGGATCTCCTTCGGAAGCCGGGGGCCGCGGGTGATCGCGGCACGTCGGGGGAGGCCAAGGCCCCGCAGCGTTTCCGCGGCACGCAGCACGAGCGCGGCCTCTCCGCCGGAACGCGCGGCCAGCTTGTCACGGGCACCGAAGCGCCGCGACGCGCCCGCCGCAAGAACCACGCCCATGATCTTGCGCGCCAAGCTTCAGACCCGCGCGAGTTGCAGCACTTCGGCCAGCACGGAGACCGCCAACAGCCGCGGCTCGCGCGCCTGTTCGATGAGGCCGACGGGACCGCGCAGCCGAGAGATCGCGGCTTCCGAGAGCCCTTTGCGGCGCAGCGCCACCGCGCGCTGACGTGCCGTTCGGCGGCTTCCCTGCGCGCCGATGAAGAACGCGTCGCTTTCCAGAAGCTGCGCGAGGATAGGGATTTCCCGGTCGTGATCGTGGAAGAACAACAGCGCCGCCATGCGTGGATCGGGCGCGATCTCGCCAAGCGGGTTGCTGCGCCGGAATTCGTGGCTCGTCACGCCGGGCAGGGTCACCGGTTCGGGCATGACGAGATCGGCCTGATAGCCCGCGCCCGCCGCGAGCTGGGCAAAAGTCTCGGCTTCGATCCCGGTGCCGAAGACCACGAAACGCGGCTCGGGCACGAGATGCAGGCTCAGATCGGTCTCGGGCTGCGGCGCGAGCGTCAGAACGCCCTGCGCGCCCGACAGGTGTAGCGAAAACGGCATGCGGGCAGCGACCGCCTTGGCCATCCGCTCTTGAGCGGAGACCGGCGGGGCAGGGATCACGGCGATGTCGAGCGCGCCGCCGCAGGGCAGCACGAGGTCGATGAAGGGCGAGCCTTCGCCGTAGCGCAAGTGCCGCGGGCAGCCGTCCTGTGCGACCTTTTTCAGATGCAGCTCAATATCGGCATCGATGCAGCCCGCCGAGAGATGGCCCCGGATGTCGCCGCGATCGTCGAGGCTCATAGCCGCACCGAGGGGGCGGTAACCCGCCCCCTCGATCCGCGTCAGAATGGCCAGCGCCGCCAACCGTCCCGGCGCGGGCAGCGGTATCTCCGCCATGCCGAGCCGGGTTTCAGTATGTGCGCGCGCGCGGAGCGGACTACCGTCCATCAGCAAACCCCTCGAGAACCTTGTCCGGCGTGGCCGGATAGTGATGCAGCCGAATGCCCGTCGCGTTGTGGATCGCGTTGATCACCGCGGCGCCGGAGCCCGAGATCCCGAGCTCGCCGACGCCCTTCGACTGGATCGGGTTGGCCTCGTCGTCGCGTTCGGGCAGGAAGACCACTTCGATGTCGCGCGGAATATCCGCATGCGAGGCGACATGGTAATTGGCCAGATCCCGGGTGACAATATGGCCGGTGCGCGGATCGTGACCAAGCTCTTCGAGCAATGCCGCGCCCACTCCCCAGACCATGCCACCGACGGCCTGGCTGCGCGCGGTCTTCTCGTTCAGCACGCGACCGATCCCGAGAACGCCGAGCATCCGACGCACCCGCACCTCGCCCGACACCTCGTTCACGGCGACTTCAACGAAATGCGCGCCATACCCTGCCGAGAAGTGGGTCTCGGCGGTTTTGCCGCCCTCGATCCTGCCTTCGGCGCTGATCGGATCGCTGAGCAGATCCACCAGCTTCGCGCTCTTGCCGTCGCCGGAGACCTCGCCGTTGCCGAGCTTCAGATCCTCGATCCGGCAGCCGAGCTTGTCGGCAAGCTGTTCGCGGATCTTGCGCGCGGCGAGGAAGACTGAAGACCCAGACGACGACGCCCCGAAGGAGCCGCCAGAGCCCGACGCGCCCGGCAGGTCGCTATCGGCCAGATGCACGGAGACCTTATCGATCGGCAGGCCCAGCATCTCGCCCGCGATCTGGCCGAGGATGGCGTAGCTACCGGTACCGATATCGGTCATGTCGGTCTCGACCAACGCACCGTCCGCGCTGAGCGTGACGCGCGCCGCAGAAGGCACGAGGAAGTTCGACCGCCCGGCGCCCGCAACGCCCATGCCGATCAGCCATTCGCCTTCGCGGCGCGTCCCTGTCTTGGGGCGCTGGTCCCAGCCGAAGCGCTTCGCGCCTTCGCGCAGGCTTTCCTCCAGCGCGCGGGCCGAATAGGCCTGACCGGTTTCGGGATGCTTTTCGGGTATGTTGCGCAGCCGCAGTTCCACCGGGCAGATACCCAGCTTCTCCGCGAGTTCGTCCATCGCAGTCTCCATTGCGAAGGTGCCGACCGCTTCACCGGGTGCGCGGACCGAGCCCGAGGGCGTGCGGTGATTGCGAGAGATATGCTGACGCATCACCCGGTTGGGCGCGGCATACATGAAGCGGCTCGCGGCATTCACCGGTTCGGAGAAGGCTTCCTCTTCGAGATTGGAGACTCGATCCTCGTGACCGATCCCGGTCAGCTTGCCGCTCTCCTCGGCGGCGAGACGAAGACGCTGCCACGTCTCGGTGCGGCGCAGCACGGCGTCGAAAACGGTCTGACGGCTCAGCACGATCCGCACCGGGCGTTCGAGCTCGCGCGAGGCCAGCGCCGCCGCGATATGTTCCGAAGAAATACCCAGCTTGGAGCCGAACCCGCCGCCCACATAGGGCGCGAGGATATGCACCTTGTCCGACTCGACGCCAATCGCATCGGCCAGCTCCTCCTTGTTGAACCGCACCATCTGCAGCGACCCATGTAGAACAAGGCGACCGTCCTTCCACTCGGCGATACCGGCATGCGGCTCCATCGCCGCCGAGACGTGACCAGCGGTGGTGTATTCGATATCCACCGACTGCGCGGCCTTCTCCATCGCGGCGTCGAGGTCGCCCTGGATGCTTTCGCGGCCCTCGTTCAGTTCGAGATCCACCCCGGCCGGGTCGACCGGTGCGCCGGGGTTCTGTTCGTAGCTGATCTTGATCCGGGTGGCGGCATCGCGCGCGGTCTCGAAGCTTTCCGCGACTACGAGGCCGATCGGCTGGCCGTGATAATCGATGCGGTCTCCGGGCTGCACGGGCGACGCACCGGCCATGCCCTGCGCAGGGTTGCGCACGAATTTCGGCCCGTGGAACAGCCCGACATATCCGGGCAGTTTCTTCGCTTCGCTCTCGTCGAAGCCGGTGACCTTGCCGCGCGTGATTGTCGCGCGCAGCATCACGCCGTGGACCATGCCTTCAAGCGCGAATTCGGCGGCATAGGGCGCGGTGCCGGTGACTTTCAGCTTGCCCTCGGGACGATCGAGCGGGGCGCCGACCAGACCCTGATTGGTTTCGTCCAGCAGCCGCGGCTGCGCTTCATCCATCGTGAACGTGTCGCTCATGTCAGCGCCTCCACCTTGTCCGTTCCGGTCGAGGCCGGGGCCATGCCCGTCGCCTCGCGCATCACCGCGACCAATGCGCGGCGGGTCATCTCGCGTTTGAAATCGTTGCCCTCGTCGGTGACAGCGTCGGCCAGCAGCACGTCGGCGGCCCTGCCGAACAGCTCCTCCGAGGGGGGCTCGCCTTCGAGCATCGCGTTGACTTGCGCATCCGCCCAGGGGCGCGCGCCGATGCCGCCGAAAGCGAGCGAGGCGGTCTTGATCGTCTCGCCGTCCATTTCGACCAGGGCGGCGACCGAGACGAGCGCGAATGCATAAGAGGCGCGGTCGCGGATCTTGCGATAGCTCTGCGTCGCGTTCGGCTGCGGGGCAGGGAGGATCACTGCGGTGATGATCTCACCCGGCTCGAGGCAGGTCTCGATCTCCGGGGTTTCGCCGGGCAGCTGATAAAGCTCGTCCAGCGCCACGGTGCGGGTCGCTCCATCGGTGCCAAGGATTTCCACCCGCGCATCGAGCGCGCGCATCGCCACCGCCATATCGGAGGGGTGGGCTGCGCGACAGGCGGCCGAAGTGCCCAGGATCGCGAGCATACGGCTTACGCCGCCCTTCGCGGCGCAGCCCGCACTGGGGTCGCGCTTGTTGCAGGCCATTGCGGGATCATAGAAATAGGGGCAACGGGTGCGTTGCAGCAGGTTGCCGCCCGTGGTCGCCTTATTGCGAATCTGGCTCGAAGCGCCGGCGAGCAGCGCGCGCGACAGCACCGGATAGGCGCGGCGCACCTGCGGATCGGCCGCAAGGTCGGCATTGCGCACCAACGTGCCGATCTTCAGCCCGCCCTCATGCGGCTCGATCTTGTCCAGCCCGTCGATATTGTTGATGTCGATAACCGTCTCGGGGGTCATCACCTGCAGCTTCATCAGGTCCAGCAGGTTAGTGCCTCCGGCGATGAACTGCGCGCCGTCACCCGCCTTGGAGGCCGCGTCATCGAGTGCGTTGGCGCGGAGATAATCGAAAGGTCTCATTATTTCTCCTCCGCTTCGGCGACACGCGAGATGGCCTCGCGGATGAAGGGATAGGCCGAGCAGCGGCAGAGGTTGCCGCTCATGCGTTCTGCGATCTCGGCATCGGTCAGCTCCGACGTGCCGGTGAGGCTGTCGCTGACATGGCTGGGCGCGCCTTCCCTGGCCTCGGCCAGCATGCCCGTCGCCGACATGATCTGCCCCGGCGTGCAATAGCCGCACTGGTAGCCATCGCAGGAAACGAATTCCTGCTGCAGCGGGTTGAGGTTCTCGGGCGTGCCAAGCCCTTCGATCGTCGTGATCTCGGAGCCTTCATGCATCACTGCGAGGCTCAGGCAGGAATTCACCCGGCGGCCATCGACGAGCACCGTACAGGCGCCGCACTGGCCATGATCGCAGCCCTTCTTCGAGCCGGTGAGTTGTAGATGATCGCGCAGCGCGTCGAGCAGCGTCACGCGCGGATCGAGGTCGAGCGCGCGCGCCTCGCCATTGACGTGAAATGAAACCTTCATGGGGTCCCCCTTGTCCGGAATTCGGGCTTGGCGCAGCCATCTGGGGAGGCAGGCGCTCAAACCGGCTGAATGTGGAACACCGCGCGCGCGGCACAGGTTCCTGAGATAAAGCCCTCACGTTGCGGTGAGGGCTTTGCGGACGCGGTTCGCGTCTTGGGCGGGGGCGAGGTCCGTGCCGCGCCGACCGCCCTGTGTTTTGCGCCGCGATCAGTTCTGCGGCAGCGCGTAGACGGCCACCAGATCACCCACGGCGGGCTTCAGGATCGAGTTGCCGCCCGAGATGAAGGCCACGTATTCGCGCCCCTTGTACTCGTAGATTGCCGGGTTCGCGACGACCGGGGCCGACAACTGCGAGGACCACAGTTCCTTGCCGGTCTGGATGTCGTAGGCGCGCGCCTTGGCATCCATCGTCGCGCCGATGAAAATCAGCCCCGACTTGGTCACCGCCGGACCGCCGATCGTGGGCGAGCCCATGCTCTCGGGCATGAAGAACCCGTATTTCTGCGAGCTGCCCAGCGGCTTGCGCCACTTGACGTCGCCGGTGTGCATGTCGATCGCGACCAGCTCGCCAAAGGGCGGTTTCCAGCACGGCATCCCGAGCCAGTTCAGCGCGTTGCCGAGGCTCATGCCGTAGGGCGCGCCTTTCTGCGGGTAGAAGCCCGCTTCGTTGCCCGAGCCGCTGGCGTTCTTCTCGTAGTTCTGGCGCTCCCACAGTTTGATGTACTGCACGATATGCGAG
It includes:
- a CDS encoding fasciclin domain-containing protein; this encodes MLRRTFMAAVLAGTALVSAPAHADNHGGMDIVDTAVNAGSFETLVAAVQAAGLVDTLKGDGPFTVFAPTDEAFAALPEGTVDDLLKPENKDKLTSILTYHVVPGKVMSGDLSDGMMAATVQGSEVTIKTDPAVMVDDASVTQADVEASNGVIHVIDKVIMPK
- a CDS encoding DNA topoisomerase IB, whose amino-acid sequence is MKDLPDLVYYPDDRPGITRRRCGRGFTYTAPDGTTIARGAERRRIEALAVPPAYEDVWISPRPNGHLQATGRDARARKQYRYHPDWTEFRAQRKFDRLAEFGTVLPRLRRAILNDLRGHDPGDRAFALAAVLALLDRTAIRVGNADYARENRSFGATTLRGAHMTLDGDTLHFSFNGKGGAQVESELRDKTLERALTRLDDLPGAELITWLDEAGEPHSVRSEEVNAFLADRTGAEGLTAKTFRTWNGSAAALEAAMRQADDGRVTIRVMAEAAAARLHNTPAIARNSYIHPEVIALSEAEPEALTSLAQDAPAVDGLRRAEAQLLHLLDG
- a CDS encoding nucleotidyltransferase family protein, giving the protein MARKIMGVVLAAGASRRFGARDKLAARSGGEAALVLRAAETLRGLGLPRRAAITRGPRLPKEIRGAGLDLLCIGPGRAQSASLHRAIRAAHASGASHLLIVLGDMPNVSRAHLRQLLATPGPHPGMATSEGRLAPPALIPRRLFGAALRLTGDRGAGALLRRAPDLRRISLPPGTLHDIDRPDDLREAPR
- a CDS encoding XdhC family protein, with translation MDGSPLRARAHTETRLGMAEIPLPAPGRLAALAILTRIEGAGYRPLGAAMSLDDRGDIRGHLSAGCIDADIELHLKKVAQDGCPRHLRYGEGSPFIDLVLPCGGALDIAVIPAPPVSAQERMAKAVAARMPFSLHLSGAQGVLTLAPQPETDLSLHLVPEPRFVVFGTGIEAETFAQLAAGAGYQADLVMPEPVTLPGVTSHEFRRSNPLGEIAPDPRMAALLFFHDHDREIPILAQLLESDAFFIGAQGSRRTARQRAVALRRKGLSEAAISRLRGPVGLIEQAREPRLLAVSVLAEVLQLARV
- a CDS encoding xanthine dehydrogenase family protein molybdopterin-binding subunit, whose amino-acid sequence is MSDTFTMDEAQPRLLDETNQGLVGAPLDRPEGKLKVTGTAPYAAEFALEGMVHGVMLRATITRGKVTGFDESEAKKLPGYVGLFHGPKFVRNPAQGMAGASPVQPGDRIDYHGQPIGLVVAESFETARDAATRIKISYEQNPGAPVDPAGVDLELNEGRESIQGDLDAAMEKAAQSVDIEYTTAGHVSAAMEPHAGIAEWKDGRLVLHGSLQMVRFNKEELADAIGVESDKVHILAPYVGGGFGSKLGISSEHIAAALASRELERPVRIVLSRQTVFDAVLRRTETWQRLRLAAEESGKLTGIGHEDRVSNLEEEAFSEPVNAASRFMYAAPNRVMRQHISRNHRTPSGSVRAPGEAVGTFAMETAMDELAEKLGICPVELRLRNIPEKHPETGQAYSARALEESLREGAKRFGWDQRPKTGTRREGEWLIGMGVAGAGRSNFLVPSAARVTLSADGALVETDMTDIGTGSYAILGQIAGEMLGLPIDKVSVHLADSDLPGASGSGGSFGASSSGSSVFLAARKIREQLADKLGCRIEDLKLGNGEVSGDGKSAKLVDLLSDPISAEGRIEGGKTAETHFSAGYGAHFVEVAVNEVSGEVRVRRMLGVLGIGRVLNEKTARSQAVGGMVWGVGAALLEELGHDPRTGHIVTRDLANYHVASHADIPRDIEVVFLPERDDEANPIQSKGVGELGISGSGAAVINAIHNATGIRLHHYPATPDKVLEGFADGR
- a CDS encoding FAD binding domain-containing protein yields the protein MRPFDYLRANALDDAASKAGDGAQFIAGGTNLLDLMKLQVMTPETVIDINNIDGLDKIEPHEGGLKIGTLVRNADLAADPQVRRAYPVLSRALLAGASSQIRNKATTGGNLLQRTRCPYFYDPAMACNKRDPSAGCAAKGGVSRMLAILGTSAACRAAHPSDMAVAMRALDARVEILGTDGATRTVALDELYQLPGETPEIETCLEPGEIITAVILPAPQPNATQSYRKIRDRASYAFALVSVAALVEMDGETIKTASLAFGGIGARPWADAQVNAMLEGEPPSEELFGRAADVLLADAVTDEGNDFKREMTRRALVAVMREATGMAPASTGTDKVEALT
- a CDS encoding 2Fe-2S iron-sulfur cluster-binding protein, giving the protein MKVSFHVNGEARALDLDPRVTLLDALRDHLQLTGSKKGCDHGQCGACTVLVDGRRVNSCLSLAVMHEGSEITTIEGLGTPENLNPLQQEFVSCDGYQCGYCTPGQIMSATGMLAEAREGAPSHVSDSLTGTSELTDAEIAERMSGNLCRCSAYPFIREAISRVAEAEEK